The DNA sequence CACTTCGCGAAACGGGTTTGTGCCGGCTGCGTGTTGCGATTCCGCCACCATCGATGATCCCGGCATGATGATACGACGGTTCAGATGCTCACTGCAGCCTAAAATCCGCAGTTTCCGTAACGTCAACTTCGTGAATTTGAAGATCTTCGGCAGGCTGTCATTTGGTTCGCTTTAAATGGGCATTTTCCAATGATTTTCTTGAGAATCCGCTGCGTCAGTTTTGCTGTGCACATAAATCCGGAGGGGGTGACGATTCCGGCGAATTGTGACGATTGTGCAACGGTTTGGAGTCAACTCTGGGTTGATTGCTGATTTTTGGCGCGGGATCCGCCACTCAGGGGCTACTATTTTCGCCAGCATTACGGTGGCTGCGGGGCACTGGTAGGGCGAAGTTTAGTTGTTGAGGGAGCACAATAAGGAATGACCCGCACGAACCGAAGGGGGGGAACCCTTCTTGCTTTGACCGCCGCAGCCATTGCGATGACCTCTATTGAAGCGCAGGCAGGCGGTTTCGCTATTCGCGAACAATCGGCGGAAGGGCTCGGCGCGGCGTTCGCCGGCATTGCTGCCGGAACCAACGATCTCAGTTCGATGTTCTGGAATCCGGCAACCCTGTCGCTGCACGACGGTTCATCGGTGCAGGGGGAAATCGCAGCGATTTTGCCCTATGCGAATATCGATGTCGACTCATCAACTCGCCCTACAGGTGTACCTGGGGCGTTTGTGAATAATGGGACAGAGGAGAGCGGTAATCTTGGATCACTCGCTATTGTTCCATCGACTTACGTCGCGCATCAGGTCAACGATAAGCTGCGTGTTGGCCTCGCCATCAATTCGCCGTTCGGGCTGGTGAACGAAGCAAACCGTGGTTGGGCCGGTAATTTTCATGGGCTTAAATCCGACCTGTTTTCGATCAACATCAATCCAATGGCGTCATACGACCTCTCCGACTATCTGTCTGTCGGCGTTGGTGTGCAGGTTCAATACGTTGATGTGGCACTGACACAAGAGAACTTGGTTGGCTTAAACACCTTCGCTCAGGGCAGGGCAACCGGTGATGACTGGGGATATGGTGTTACGGCAGGGGTGGTTTTCAAGCCAACGGAATATACCCGCGTTGGCCTTGGCTATCGCTCGCAAATCAAACATTCGATACGCGGACACAGTGAGGTGTCCACGTCAGGGACCGGTGCGCCGGGAACACTTACTAATCTGGGAAAATTGACTGCGAGGACGACGCTGCCGGAAATGGTGTCGCTGGGTGTGCGCCACATGGTCAATGAGGACTGGACCGTTATGGGAACAGTCGAGTGGACCAACTGGAGTCGCTTCAAAGAACTCCGCATTGAAAACGATAGTGGTGCTCCTGACAACGTCACTGAGGAAGATTGGAATGACGGCTGGTTCTTTTCTGTCGGGGCCGAGCACAAGTGGGATGAAAAGCTTACTCTGCGCGGCGGTGTCGCCTATGAAATCAGCCCCGTGCCGGATCGGACGCGGACACCGCGCATACCCGACAATGACCGAATCTGGCTCAATGTCGGCGGCTCTTATCAGGTGTCATCCAACCTCTCGTTCAGCGTCGCCTATTCCCACATCTTTGTTGAGGATGGCCCAATAAATCTATCCCGCAATGACGTGGGGAACGCTGCACGTGGTGACCTGGTGGGAGAATCAAAAGCCAACGTCGATATCATTGCGGTCAGCCTGAAGTACGATTTCGGACGGCTGCCTTGAAATTGAGGGGGAGGGAAAAGGTGGTCGGGGGGCCGCCTTTTTCTTTTTGTGGACTCGTGTGCAGTGCGGCAGCTTGTGCTGTATATGATGGACGTTGTCCATAAGGTCGGGTTCAATAAACGTGTGTTTAGCATGAGGAGCTGAGAAAACGTCGATGCTGTAGTGTGTTGCAATTAGGCCTTTGAAGTTGTTTATGAGCTGCTGGTTTTCGGCAATGAAAGCGGGGAAGTCTGTTGTTGATGAGCGTTGCATAAAATGATGCACAGCTTTAACGGCTGCAACGGTTACCGTTGTGTTGAATTTGGTACCATCATCAAAGGTTTTGTCGAACGTTTTAATCTGGCTGCACAGGTTGTCCGCAGCGCGGTCGACACCATGTTGTTTGATGTGAATCCAGGCAAGGCGCAGGTGTGCTTCATGGTTGAACAACTGCGGTATCAGGGTGCAGTTTTCGAATTGGGCAGCAAAATCGGCGTCAGAGAGCTCGCGGTGGCTTTTCATTGGGGGATCTACTACAGATGGAGGTTTTTGAGCATTTCTTCAAAGGCCCACGTTGCATCACGCATGTCTGCATCCGCCTCAACATAGGCATGGCCTACTTTGTCTAGCAACACAAACCGAATGCGGCCGGCAAGCACTTTCTTATCAGTATACATGGCTGCAACAAGGTCGTCTACTGGCATATCGATAGCACTGGCCTGGATGGGGAGTTTTTTTACGAGGTCGGCGGCACGCTGAACGTCGAGCGCCGGATGCAGGCGGGCAGACAAATGTAAGGCGGCACGCATGCCCATTGCCACTGCTTCGCCGTGTGTGAAGTGTCCGTAGCCGGCGACATGCTCTATCGCATGGCCAAACGTATGACCAAAGTTAAGAATGGCGCGAAGCCCCGCTTCCCGTTCATCCTGGGATACAACAACCGCTTTGATGCCGGCAGCACGATGAATGAGCGTACCCAGGATCGAGGCGTCGCGATCGATGACCGCTGCCCAGTTGTCTTCCAGCCAGGATACAAAGTCAATGTCGGCAATGAGGGCGTGCTTTACAACTTCTGCCAGGCCGCTGGTCCATTCGCGAAACGGCAACGATTGCAGCGTTTTCAAGTCGGCACACACAAATGCCGGCTGGTGGAATGCGCCAATCAGATTTTTTCCTGTTGCGTGGTTGATGCCCGTTTTACCACCCAGTGCGCTATCAACCTGTGCAATGAGTGTCGTGGGGAGTTGGACAAACGGCAGCCCGCGAAGCAATGACGCAGCAGCAAAGCCGGCCAGGTCACCTACAACACCACCTCCGAGGGCCAGCACAGGCGTCTTCCTATCTATGCCCGATGACAGCGCAGCATCATAAATCTGATGCAAATCTGCATACCCTTTGGCCTTTTCGCCTGTGGTTACAACGATGCGTTCAGGTTGCCAACCTGCCGTCAACAAGGCTTCTTCCAGCGTATTGGCGTAGTGCCTGGCAACTGTTGCGTCGGTTATGACCATACATTTGCCGATCCGCAGGCCTGATGCCGCCATCAGTTCTGGCACACGCTGTAGCGACTCAATGTGGTATGGGTAGCTCCGCGTAGCGCCGAGGTCAATTGTTATGGGAGAGAGGCTGGTATCTGAATGCATTTGCTGTGTTGGCTGATCGTTGATGGATCCGTTAACGTGACATGGCTGTAGTAGGTTGCCCGGTACCGTCCATCAATTATCGTGCTATGTGTCTGATCCTGTTTTCTTACGCACAACATCCCCGCTACAAGCTTATCCTGGCTGCCAACCGCGACGAATTTCTTGAGCGGTCCACTGCGCCTGCCGGCTTCTGGGAGGCGCATCCTCATGTGCTCGCCGGCCGGGATGTCAAAGCTGGCGGTACCTGGATGGGCGTAACCAAAAATTTGCGTTTTGCAGCCATTACCAATTATCGGGATCCATCTGCCGAAAAAAAGGACGCACCTACCCGGGGGCGGTTGGTACTCGACTTTCTCGCCGGCTCTGCTGCGCCGGCAACCTACTTGCAAACGTTGCAGAAAAGCGCAGGTGATTATAACGGATACAATCTGCTTGTTGGCGATGAGCGCGGGTTGTGGTACTACAGCAACCGCGAGAACATCGTCCGTGAAGTTTCTCCCGGGCTTTATGGTTTGAGCAACCACCTGCTTGATACAGCGTGGCCCAAAGTGACCAAAGGCAAATCGCGTTTAAAAACGGCAATAGATGCGGACGATCTGAAAAGTCCAACTTTACTGGACGTACTTTGCGATACCCAACAGGCTGCGGATGCTGAATTGCCGCAAACCGGCGTACCACTTGATTGGGAGCGCATGCTCTCTCCTATGTTTATAGAAACGCCAAACTACGGTACCCGTGCGAGCACTGTACTGCTGGTTGAGTATGACGGTCGTGTGTCGTTTGTCGAGCGCACTGTACACCCGCGTAACAGCAACGACGATGAGGTACACTACACCTTTGTAGGTGCTTCCGATATGCAGCACCACGATAAGGAAATGTAAAAGTAACTATCTATTTTTATTTGGTTTACACAAAATGCCTGCGCAAAAAATTACATTCACCAATCGCCAGCAAGAACGCATTGCGGCACGTCTGGACTTACCTGATAACGGGCCGCCTGTCGCTTATGCGCTTTTTGCCCATTGTTTTACCTGCAGCAAAAACCTGAAGGCTGTAGGGCATATCAGCCGTGCGCTTACCACCCATGGCTTTGCCGTCCTGCGGTTCGATTTTACTGGTTTAGGGGAGAGTGAGGGCGATTTTGCTGACACCAATTTCTCGTCCAACATTGCTGACTTGCTTGATGCTGCGGCCTACCTTGAGACCAATTATGCGGCACCAAAAATTCTGGTGGGCCATTCGCTTGGCGGGGCTGCGGTTTTGCAGGCAGCGCAACATTTACCAGACGTACAGGCTGTAGCAACCATTGGCGCCCCATACGATCCGGCGCATGTTGCCCATTTGTTTGAGAGCTCTGCTGAAGAAATTAATGAAACCGGGCATGCTGTGGTCAACCTCGCCGGCCGGCAATTTACCATCAAAAAGCAGTTTCTCGACGACCTGGACAGCCACGCGGTTGATGAAAATATTCGTACCCTCGACCGGGCACTGCTCATTTTCCACTCCCCGGTAGATCAAACGGTTAGTGTTGATAATGCCGCCCGTATTTTTCAGGCTGCGCGGCATCCCAAGAGCTTTGTGTCACTGGATCAGGCAGATCACCTGCTAACCAGCGAGTCAGATTCAACTTATGTGGGGCAAGTATTGTCTTCATGGGCACAGAAATACGTAAAAACAGCACCTCAACCGACAAAGCCAGCGGCGAACGGCGAACACGGGACGGTCGTTGTGAAGCTCGGTCCAGAGGGCTTTCGCACAGACATCTCAGATGGCCGGCACACCCTCATCGCGGATGAGCCCGAACACGTTGGTGGCACCGATCTCGGCCCTTCTCCCTATGAATTGCTCAATGCGAGCCTCGGTGCTTGCACAGCGATGACAATGCGCATGTATGCTGCCCGGAAAGGATGGCCGCTTGAAACAGTTGAGGTACGCCTCAAGCATGCCAAAATATATGCAAAAGACTGTGCATCCTGCGAAACTGAAGGGCATGCTAAAATTGACCAAATTACCCGCGAAATACGCATGACCGGACCGCTGGATGATGCCCAGCAAAAACGTTTGATGGACATTGCCGACAAATGTCCCGTTCACCGTACCTTGCACAACGAAGTGCATGTGTCGACCAGCCAGGTTTAGCATTAATGAAAGCGATTGTTGTCTCTGCGCCCGGCCCAGAAAGCGAGTTGGAAATCCAGGACGTACCACAGCCGAAACCCGGACCGGGGCATGTGCTTGTTCGCATTGTTGCAACTGCTCTGAACCGGGCTGATCTTTTGCAACGCGCCGGCCACTACCCTCCGCCGCCCGGTGCAAGTGAAATTCTGGGGTTGGAAATGGCAGGGGTCATTGAATCACGCGGTCCGGATTGCAGCGGTACATTTGCCACAGGTGACCGTGTGATGGCGTTACTGCCTGGCGGTGGGTATGCGGCGTATGCCGTTGTGCCAGAGGCGTTGCTGATGCGAATTCCTGAAAGGCTCTCCTTTACTGAAGCTGCAGCCATTCCCGAAGTTTTCCTCACGGCATTTCAGGCTGTGTACTGGCTGGGTGAATTGAAGTCCGACGAGACGGTATTGCTGCATGCGGGCGGCAGCGGCGTCAGTACGGCTGCCATTCAGTTGGCTGTGCACCAGGGAAGTGCGGTCTTTGTTACTGCGTCTGAAGCCAAGCATAATGCCTGTAAAGCACTTGGTGCCGCAGCGGCCATTGATTACAAAACAGCAGCTTTTGAGGATGTGATCAGCGAGCTAACAGACAAACGAGGCGTAGACCTGATCGTAGATTATATTGGAGCGCCTTATTTTGCAGCCAACATTGCGTCATTGGCAACGGATGGCCGGCTTGTTGTGCTGGCGATGATGGGAGGGAGCAAAGTATCAGCGGTCAACCTGATGCAATTGTTCAGAAAGCGCATACACGTAAAAACCTCCACATTGCGGAGCCGGTCAGCACCATACAAGGCCGCACTCACAGCAGCTTTTGTCGAAAAATTTGGTGATGCATTGATAGCCGGAGACATCAATCCGGTGATTGACGGCGTATACAACTGGCAAGACGCAGAAGCGGCGCATGCCCGTATGCGGGGCAATTTAAATACCGGGAAAATTGTACTTTCTGTTTCAGAATCAGCATAAGGAAAATTGGAAACATGGTTGAGCTTCGGGGACGGTATGTATTCTTGCTTTTTTTATTGCTAGTCGCAGCTTGTGACAACTCGGAAGACGTAGTTGAGCCTATCGCCTCAACTGAATTTGCTGCATGCAATCAGGAGTTATCAGCATGCAACGCTGGGAGTGGCGCCTATTGCCTCTTTGGGTTTAAGTGGGGGATGAACAACCCGTTTTCGAATCCCGGTTTTGATAAAGAGGGGCCGCAATCGCCTGTTGCCGGTATTACGTTTAGTTTCCAAAATGAAGGGACCTTGCTCAATACCCACCGGCAAATTCAGGCACCTTCGCAGCCGTTTGATAATACGTTGAGTTGCGCCAGAACCGAGGTGCGACGTGCTATGGATGCGTGGGCTACAACCGCAAACATCTCTTTTCAGGAAATGCCTGAAGACAGCGACAGCCAAATCCGTTTTTACGTTGCTGATATTCAGCAGAGCGGGGTAGGGTACCCCAACTACTTTGCCGGCAGATGTACCTCACTTTCCGGGCAGATCGTCATGCAGCCCAACACGCGGTTCAATACGTGCGAGACGTTTTACAAATTTATGCTGCACGAGATCGGGCATACGCTGGGACTTGGCCACGTTGATTCGCCCAATGTAATGAACCCCAGTTTTGATGCCCTGAACGCTATCGAAGCACCGCAAGAAGGAGACCGGGCGGGGATGGTTGCGCTATACGGCACGCCGTAATCTAACATGCTGGATACAGGGCCGTGCTAACATTTGTCGGCCCATAAACGGTGTATTTACGCGGTGTGTAATGGCCGCTAATTTTGGTATATTGCCTCACTTTTTTAGCAATAGAAATGGTTTTGCATGTCTGAACAGTTGTTCATCGGATTGCTCATTGGTTTTGCGGTTGCCTGGTTCATCGGGCGAAGCCGGCGTGTCACTGCGTCAACGGCTAATGATGCCCAACCGCTTAAGTCCTCACCTGCACCGGAGCCAGAGCGCGAAGCTGTTGGGTTACCAACTGAAAAACCTTCCCTCAATTCGCTGTATGAACTGGTTGAGCAACTCGAATCTTTCTTAAATAAAACTGCGCACCCGCAGGACTTGCTTGAGCGGACTGAATTTCAAGAAGGGGTTGACTTGCTGTCGCACCCCGGTTTCACGGTAACGGAGCTCATTTCTTATGGCGCCGGCGACAACCTCGGTATTGCCTGCATGGCACTTGAAGCCCTGAACCGCCGTGCTGAAGAAGAAGACGTTGCTACACCGCTACTTGCAACCATAAACCGCGTGTATGCCTGGCCGCTGTATTACGCTTTGCAAGCATTGCCTCCTTCGCCGGCGTATTCCATGATTGGGGCCGTTCTTGCCCAAACCAACGACTGGTGGGTGCTGAATCAGCCCTTCCAGAATATGCTCCGTGGTTTTGCTGAACAGCATCTTGCCCTGGGGGAAGTCCCTTCGTTTGACGACAGGCTGGATGATCTCACAAGCGAACAACTCGCTGCCATTGAACAGTTGCTTGATGCTTTGGGGCTCGAACAACTGGAGCCGCTGCGCGCGCAACTGGTTGCAAACCAGCGGACGCGCATTGATGTATCCGCCCTGAATGCCATCGGTAGTGTATGGGATGGGGACCGTGAAGCCAATCCAATTATTGAGCACCCGG is a window from the Bacteroidota bacterium genome containing:
- a CDS encoding outer membrane protein transport protein, giving the protein MTRTNRRGGTLLALTAAAIAMTSIEAQAGGFAIREQSAEGLGAAFAGIAAGTNDLSSMFWNPATLSLHDGSSVQGEIAAILPYANIDVDSSTRPTGVPGAFVNNGTEESGNLGSLAIVPSTYVAHQVNDKLRVGLAINSPFGLVNEANRGWAGNFHGLKSDLFSININPMASYDLSDYLSVGVGVQVQYVDVALTQENLVGLNTFAQGRATGDDWGYGVTAGVVFKPTEYTRVGLGYRSQIKHSIRGHSEVSTSGTGAPGTLTNLGKLTARTTLPEMVSLGVRHMVNEDWTVMGTVEWTNWSRFKELRIENDSGAPDNVTEEDWNDGWFFSVGAEHKWDEKLTLRGGVAYEISPVPDRTRTPRIPDNDRIWLNVGGSYQVSSNLSFSVAYSHIFVEDGPINLSRNDVGNAARGDLVGESKANVDIIAVSLKYDFGRLP
- the aroB gene encoding 3-dehydroquinate synthase; this encodes MHSDTSLSPITIDLGATRSYPYHIESLQRVPELMAASGLRIGKCMVITDATVARHYANTLEEALLTAGWQPERIVVTTGEKAKGYADLHQIYDAALSSGIDRKTPVLALGGGVVGDLAGFAAASLLRGLPFVQLPTTLIAQVDSALGGKTGINHATGKNLIGAFHQPAFVCADLKTLQSLPFREWTSGLAEVVKHALIADIDFVSWLEDNWAAVIDRDASILGTLIHRAAGIKAVVVSQDEREAGLRAILNFGHTFGHAIEHVAGYGHFTHGEAVAMGMRAALHLSARLHPALDVQRAADLVKKLPIQASAIDMPVDDLVAAMYTDKKVLAGRIRFVLLDKVGHAYVEADADMRDATWAFEEMLKNLHL
- a CDS encoding NRDE family protein, with translation MAVVGCPVPSINYRAMCLILFSYAQHPRYKLILAANRDEFLERSTAPAGFWEAHPHVLAGRDVKAGGTWMGVTKNLRFAAITNYRDPSAEKKDAPTRGRLVLDFLAGSAAPATYLQTLQKSAGDYNGYNLLVGDERGLWYYSNRENIVREVSPGLYGLSNHLLDTAWPKVTKGKSRLKTAIDADDLKSPTLLDVLCDTQQAADAELPQTGVPLDWERMLSPMFIETPNYGTRASTVLLVEYDGRVSFVERTVHPRNSNDDEVHYTFVGASDMQHHDKEM
- a CDS encoding bifunctional alpha/beta hydrolase/OsmC family protein translates to MPAQKITFTNRQQERIAARLDLPDNGPPVAYALFAHCFTCSKNLKAVGHISRALTTHGFAVLRFDFTGLGESEGDFADTNFSSNIADLLDAAAYLETNYAAPKILVGHSLGGAAVLQAAQHLPDVQAVATIGAPYDPAHVAHLFESSAEEINETGHAVVNLAGRQFTIKKQFLDDLDSHAVDENIRTLDRALLIFHSPVDQTVSVDNAARIFQAARHPKSFVSLDQADHLLTSESDSTYVGQVLSSWAQKYVKTAPQPTKPAANGEHGTVVVKLGPEGFRTDISDGRHTLIADEPEHVGGTDLGPSPYELLNASLGACTAMTMRMYAARKGWPLETVEVRLKHAKIYAKDCASCETEGHAKIDQITREIRMTGPLDDAQQKRLMDIADKCPVHRTLHNEVHVSTSQV
- a CDS encoding NAD(P)H-quinone oxidoreductase; protein product: MKAIVVSAPGPESELEIQDVPQPKPGPGHVLVRIVATALNRADLLQRAGHYPPPPGASEILGLEMAGVIESRGPDCSGTFATGDRVMALLPGGGYAAYAVVPEALLMRIPERLSFTEAAAIPEVFLTAFQAVYWLGELKSDETVLLHAGGSGVSTAAIQLAVHQGSAVFVTASEAKHNACKALGAAAAIDYKTAAFEDVISELTDKRGVDLIVDYIGAPYFAANIASLATDGRLVVLAMMGGSKVSAVNLMQLFRKRIHVKTSTLRSRSAPYKAALTAAFVEKFGDALIAGDINPVIDGVYNWQDAEAAHARMRGNLNTGKIVLSVSESA
- a CDS encoding matrixin family metalloprotease, giving the protein MVELRGRYVFLLFLLLVAACDNSEDVVEPIASTEFAACNQELSACNAGSGAYCLFGFKWGMNNPFSNPGFDKEGPQSPVAGITFSFQNEGTLLNTHRQIQAPSQPFDNTLSCARTEVRRAMDAWATTANISFQEMPEDSDSQIRFYVADIQQSGVGYPNYFAGRCTSLSGQIVMQPNTRFNTCETFYKFMLHEIGHTLGLGHVDSPNVMNPSFDALNAIEAPQEGDRAGMVALYGTP